The proteins below come from a single uncultured Carboxylicivirga sp. genomic window:
- the istA gene encoding IS21 family transposase, with protein MYTKQEIIISSYREGKSQRAISRELNISRKTVKKYIEEYEQYCQSNKSSTTLLTHYLTEPIKYKQGDRSKLKLTQEVQAEIDRLLLLNAQKQKGGLRKQIMKKKDIHEQLNECGFKIGYTTVCNYIREKENIPSSKEAYIRQEYQPGESCEFDWGEIKLYIQGRLVRLQLAVFTSTYSNYRYAAIYQRQDTLSFMESHVSFMEFAGGVYKQMIYDNMRVAVANFVGRHEKEPTKALLRMRGHYQFSHRFCNAYRGNEKGHVERSVEYIRRKAFSLTDHFDTIESAQKKLDTAIQKVNSTKQQLTGKTAAELFAIEKQALLSCPPKLSCYEEEFLRVDKYATICYRTNRYSVPDRLVGHMLEVRVMSHHILVYAEGVLLAKHARCYGLHQWVITIEHYLTTFKQKPGALKGSVALACSKYLKGLYDEFFIDVPKDFIELLTYCQKYAIEGERLENTVKRLLDCGVQQITSEQIKALLGNKQDSNYQQQADLTTGLAKQQLSQITALLN; from the coding sequence ATGTATACAAAGCAAGAAATAATCATAAGTAGTTACCGAGAAGGCAAAAGTCAACGTGCCATATCAAGGGAACTAAATATTAGCCGAAAAACGGTAAAAAAGTACATAGAAGAATACGAACAGTATTGCCAGTCAAACAAGAGTTCAACAACATTATTAACACACTACCTTACAGAGCCAATAAAATACAAACAAGGTGACAGAAGCAAGTTGAAGCTAACACAAGAAGTTCAAGCAGAAATAGACCGATTATTGTTGCTTAATGCACAAAAGCAAAAAGGCGGTTTGCGCAAGCAAATAATGAAGAAAAAGGATATTCATGAGCAGTTAAATGAATGTGGATTTAAAATAGGCTATACCACCGTTTGTAATTACATCCGGGAAAAAGAAAACATTCCATCATCAAAAGAAGCATATATCCGCCAGGAGTACCAACCTGGAGAGAGTTGTGAGTTTGATTGGGGTGAAATAAAACTTTACATCCAGGGACGATTGGTACGATTACAATTAGCTGTTTTTACCTCTACTTACAGCAATTATCGATATGCAGCCATTTACCAGCGTCAGGATACTTTGTCTTTTATGGAGTCTCATGTTTCTTTCATGGAATTTGCCGGTGGAGTTTATAAGCAAATGATATATGATAATATGCGTGTTGCAGTGGCAAATTTTGTTGGCAGACATGAGAAAGAGCCCACAAAAGCACTATTAAGGATGCGAGGTCATTATCAATTTAGTCATCGCTTTTGCAATGCTTACAGAGGCAATGAAAAAGGACATGTAGAACGAAGTGTTGAATACATAAGACGTAAAGCTTTTAGTCTGACAGATCATTTTGACACTATCGAATCAGCACAAAAGAAACTTGACACAGCCATACAAAAGGTCAATAGTACCAAACAACAACTAACCGGAAAAACAGCAGCAGAGTTATTTGCTATTGAGAAGCAAGCCTTATTATCCTGCCCTCCTAAATTATCGTGTTACGAAGAAGAATTTCTTAGGGTAGACAAATATGCCACTATTTGCTACCGAACCAATCGTTACTCAGTGCCGGATCGTTTGGTTGGGCACATGTTGGAAGTGAGGGTAATGAGCCATCACATACTTGTTTATGCCGAAGGTGTTTTACTTGCAAAGCATGCCCGATGTTATGGGCTGCATCAATGGGTCATAACCATAGAGCATTATCTTACCACTTTTAAGCAAAAGCCCGGAGCTCTAAAAGGAAGTGTAGCACTGGCTTGCAGTAAATATCTTAAAGGGCTGTATGATGAATTTTTTATAGATGTACCTAAGGATTTTATAGAGCTATTAACCTATTGCCAAAAATACGCTATTGAAGGAGAACGGCTTGAAAACACAGTAAAAAGGTTGTTGGATTGCGGTGTGCAACAAATTACATCAGAACAGATAAAAGCCTTATTGGGGAATAAGCAAGACAGTAATTATCAACAGCAAGCAGATTTAACAACCGGACTGGCCAAACAGCAATTATCTCAAATAACAGCATTACTAAATTAA
- a CDS encoding DUF559 domain-containing protein — MEIASSKNNWHYNPYLTERARYLRKHFTKSEAYLWKFGLRGSLMGVKFLRQRPVLNYIADFMCRDLLLIIECDGASHLIEGAAEKDAKRDALLQEVGFKVLRFDDSMILDLLTTTLGIVAQEVEERKKQFGL, encoded by the coding sequence ATGGAAATTGCATCATCTAAAAACAATTGGCACTATAATCCTTACCTGACCGAAAGAGCCAGATATCTACGTAAGCACTTTACCAAGTCGGAGGCTTATTTGTGGAAGTTTGGATTGCGAGGAAGTTTGATGGGTGTTAAATTTTTACGTCAGCGTCCGGTATTAAACTATATAGCTGATTTTATGTGCCGCGATTTGCTACTGATCATCGAATGCGATGGAGCCAGTCATCTTATAGAAGGAGCTGCTGAAAAAGATGCAAAAAGAGATGCGCTTTTGCAGGAAGTAGGTTTTAAAGTACTTCGCTTCGACGATAGTATGATTCTAGATCTTCTAACAACCACATTAGGAATTGTGGCACAAGAAGTAGAAGAAAGGAAGAAGCAATTCGGACTATAA
- a CDS encoding PAS domain-containing sensor histidine kinase gives MKNCNLTYNDLENRIAQLEKELHEKDIILQNYISPQKSDAFNRSASHYMSDEVAFSKYKDKAYEIYRIIVENAREGIVMTDLNGNCTYLNRQFANMLGYSTQDIFNQNMTRFANDEYVSEMIAIRNRLRYNKLIQGEFKFKRKDGSDLITLFNAKSVYDAHGKHVANLGIHTDITQGKKVECELTITKEKAEESNLLKTAFLQNMSHEIRTPLNAISGFAELINSFEFSEEECKNFMHIIQENADQLIAIITDIMTISSIETKQEKINLSKFRVNDLIDELSAMFHQEAVKQNIALVAKQSIKNKQLEVYSDKSKIIQILSYLLTNSLKFSPKGSVEFGYNNVNNELIFYVKDNGIGIHPEAHQKIFQRFIKANNSIKELYGGTGLGLAIAKELVSLLGGKIWVESEVDKGSVFFFTIPYKPVFNIRASHKTSKCCDL, from the coding sequence ATGAAGAATTGTAATTTAACTTATAACGATCTCGAAAATCGTATAGCTCAATTAGAAAAAGAACTTCATGAGAAGGACATAATCCTTCAAAATTATATTAGCCCCCAAAAAAGTGATGCTTTTAATAGGAGTGCTTCACATTATATGAGCGACGAGGTTGCGTTTTCAAAATATAAAGATAAAGCATACGAAATTTACCGCATTATTGTTGAAAATGCGAGAGAAGGTATTGTAATGACTGATTTGAATGGTAATTGCACCTATTTAAATAGGCAATTCGCAAATATGTTAGGTTATTCAACCCAAGATATATTCAACCAAAATATGACTCGGTTTGCAAACGACGAGTACGTTTCGGAGATGATAGCAATAAGAAACCGTTTGCGTTATAATAAATTAATCCAGGGCGAATTTAAGTTTAAACGAAAGGATGGATCAGACCTTATAACACTCTTTAATGCAAAATCGGTTTATGATGCACATGGCAAGCATGTGGCCAACCTGGGTATACATACAGACATTACTCAGGGTAAAAAAGTTGAATGCGAGTTAACCATTACCAAAGAAAAAGCCGAAGAAAGTAACTTGTTAAAAACCGCTTTTTTGCAAAATATGTCGCATGAAATCCGAACACCTTTAAATGCCATTTCAGGATTTGCTGAATTAATAAACAGTTTTGAGTTTTCGGAAGAAGAGTGTAAAAACTTTATGCACATTATTCAGGAAAATGCAGATCAGTTAATTGCCATCATTACTGATATTATGACAATATCATCTATCGAAACCAAGCAGGAAAAAATTAATCTGTCAAAATTTAGAGTGAACGACCTGATAGATGAATTATCTGCCATGTTTCATCAGGAGGCTGTTAAGCAAAATATAGCATTAGTAGCTAAGCAATCCATAAAAAACAAACAACTCGAGGTTTATTCCGATAAATCTAAAATCATTCAGATTTTATCTTATTTATTAACTAACTCGTTGAAATTTTCACCTAAAGGTTCTGTTGAGTTTGGTTATAATAATGTAAATAATGAATTAATATTTTATGTGAAGGATAATGGGATAGGGATTCATCCTGAAGCGCACCAAAAAATTTTTCAGCGCTTTATTAAAGCCAACAATTCAATAAAAGAATTGTATGGAGGTACCGGATTAGGCCTTGCCATTGCTAAAGAATTAGTTAGCCTGTTAGGAGGCAAAATATGGGTTGAATCAGAAGTAGATAAAGGATCTGTATTTTTCTTCACCATTCCATATAAACCGGTGTTCAACATCAGAGCCAGTCATAAAACATCTAAATGTTGTGACTTATAA
- a CDS encoding Cache 3/Cache 2 fusion domain-containing protein gives MKFTDLKLKVRINSAFAVLLLLVFTILGIVITNYLKKSIVKNTDEQMYTHLNDLVDILDTHVNGKQATVKLSLNIAHNYLFNSGSITESKEKINTVVSNQNTNQTFDCEIPTLLYKGEPLYHNNQLVDDIGAQSAETVTIFQKIKEGYLRIATNVRRSDGTRAVATFIPNTSEVIKTIEQGKKYYGRSFVIDDWCLTAYEPIKINGEIKAMLYVGVKEKEYDFLKSKFSSRKYFSEGYPFIVDAQGNLIIHPKSEGQNIAKDTFFKQMKDASKEIAGNSRYLHPEKKGSEWKQQFFRYYQPYDCYVCVSLYEKDMYESLRVLNTIIIIGIIVSLLLTFIGIFFLLKPVLFGIKSIAEVSSKIAKGELDVQININSKDEIGRTAASLQLMVIKLREIISEVINGSNNLVLASEQLSTSSQQLSQHASEQAASVEEISSTMEEIASNISQNKSNALKNESISNLTRQGIDELSEDTEDTVKASRIIADKTKIISEIAFQTNILALNAAVEAANSGEYGRGFAVVAAEVRKLAERSKIASDEIISEVDNGVTVAVQTGDKMKSLLPQIEETTNLIKEITASSQEQDAGAIQINNSIQQLNYVTQQNAAASEELASNSEELSAQAEKLKEMVSFFKVEAATSAPVNKLNQATKRPAGNKLSNIKTSDLNTEIRYNKKLDKKVYEEYQTF, from the coding sequence ATGAAATTTACAGATCTGAAGTTAAAAGTCAGAATTAATAGTGCTTTTGCTGTATTGCTTCTTTTAGTATTTACAATCTTAGGGATAGTAATTACCAATTATCTAAAAAAGAGCATTGTTAAAAATACAGATGAGCAAATGTATACGCATCTGAACGATTTGGTTGATATATTGGATACGCATGTTAATGGTAAACAGGCCACCGTTAAATTATCATTAAACATTGCTCACAACTACCTTTTTAATTCAGGTAGCATTACCGAATCAAAAGAAAAAATAAACACTGTTGTAAGTAATCAAAATACGAATCAAACATTTGATTGCGAAATACCAACCCTGTTATACAAAGGAGAACCACTTTATCACAATAACCAATTGGTTGATGATATTGGCGCACAATCGGCAGAAACGGTAACTATATTCCAAAAGATAAAAGAGGGTTATTTAAGAATTGCTACCAATGTTCGTAGAAGCGATGGAACAAGAGCTGTGGCTACTTTCATACCTAATACATCAGAAGTTATTAAAACCATTGAACAAGGTAAAAAGTACTATGGTCGATCATTTGTTATCGACGATTGGTGCCTAACTGCCTATGAACCCATTAAAATTAATGGCGAAATAAAAGCGATGTTATATGTGGGGGTTAAAGAAAAGGAATATGACTTTTTAAAAAGTAAATTTTCATCAAGGAAGTATTTCTCCGAAGGATATCCTTTTATAGTAGATGCACAGGGTAATTTAATTATTCACCCAAAGTCTGAAGGACAAAACATAGCAAAAGATACTTTTTTTAAGCAAATGAAGGATGCCTCTAAGGAGATTGCCGGAAACTCAAGGTATTTGCATCCTGAAAAAAAAGGGAGCGAATGGAAGCAGCAGTTTTTCAGGTATTATCAACCTTACGATTGCTATGTTTGTGTTTCGCTGTACGAAAAGGATATGTACGAGAGTTTAAGGGTTTTAAATACCATCATTATTATTGGAATAATAGTTAGTTTGCTACTCACTTTTATTGGTATCTTCTTTTTACTCAAACCTGTTTTATTTGGAATAAAGTCCATAGCCGAGGTATCGTCAAAAATTGCCAAAGGAGAGCTCGATGTGCAAATTAACATCAATAGTAAGGATGAAATTGGCCGAACTGCAGCTTCTTTGCAATTGATGGTAATAAAGCTCAGAGAAATTATTTCGGAGGTAATTAACGGATCAAATAACCTGGTGCTGGCCAGCGAACAGCTGAGTACTTCTTCTCAACAATTAAGTCAGCATGCCAGCGAACAAGCTGCCTCTGTTGAAGAAATTTCGAGTACAATGGAGGAAATAGCTTCGAATATTTCGCAAAATAAAAGCAATGCCCTTAAAAACGAATCAATTTCGAATTTAACAAGACAAGGTATCGACGAGCTATCGGAGGATACCGAAGATACCGTTAAGGCTAGCCGAATAATTGCAGATAAAACAAAAATAATCAGCGAAATTGCCTTTCAAACTAATATTTTAGCACTTAATGCAGCTGTTGAAGCAGCAAATTCGGGAGAATATGGTAGAGGCTTTGCAGTGGTAGCTGCCGAAGTAAGAAAATTAGCTGAGCGAAGTAAGATAGCTTCAGATGAAATTATTAGTGAAGTGGATAATGGTGTAACAGTGGCAGTTCAAACGGGTGATAAGATGAAATCGTTATTGCCGCAAATTGAAGAAACAACCAACCTGATTAAAGAAATAACCGCTTCGAGTCAGGAGCAGGATGCCGGGGCCATACAGATTAATAATTCAATTCAGCAACTCAATTACGTTACTCAACAAAATGCGGCTGCTAGTGAAGAATTGGCTTCTAATTCGGAGGAATTATCAGCTCAGGCTGAAAAATTAAAAGAAATGGTTTCTTTCTTTAAAGTTGAGGCAGCAACTTCAGCGCCTGTAAACAAGTTAAATCAAGCAACGAAAAGGCCGGCCGGTAATAAGCTTTCAAATATTAAAACGTCTGATTTAAATACCGAAATCAGATACAATAAAAAATTGGATAAAAAGGTTTACGAGGAATATCAGACATTTTAA